Proteins co-encoded in one Salvia splendens isolate huo1 chromosome 4, SspV2, whole genome shotgun sequence genomic window:
- the LOC121798600 gene encoding chaperone protein DnaJ-like, protein MMWDEWYDFNHKEEPEDNSHFNFDFCSLVSKPKDYYKILEVDYDASDEAIRSNYIRLALRWHPDKKKSEETATSKFQEISEAYQVLSDPVKRHEFDNMGMLYTLDSNIADYLNRYKGLILTCNGLGMKCSMW, encoded by the exons ATGATGTGGGACGAGTGGTACGATTTTAATCACAAGGAAGAACCTGAAGATAATTCTCACTTCAATTTCGATTTCTGCTCCCTTGTATCGAAACCAAAG GACTATTACAAGATTTTGGAAGTGGATTATGATGCTTCCGACGAAGCTATTCGATCCAACTACATCCGTCTTGCCTTG AGATGGCATCCTGATAAAAAGAAGAGTGAGGAGACTGCCACTTCAAAATTTCAAGAAATCAGTGAAGCTTATCAAG TGTTGAGTGATCCTGTAAAACGACATGAATTTGACAACATGGGCATGCTCTATACGCTTGACAGCAACATAGCG GATTATCTTAATCGCTACAAGGGCCTCATTCTCACGTGCAACGGCCTTGGTATGAAATGCTCGATGTGGTGA
- the LOC121798599 gene encoding cyclin-P3-1-like, with protein MGALSFEPTIFCPLDYVTLGLKDPIKDYLGKPRILSLLSVILDKTVDENEKMLVTSEAKDVITVFHGTRAPSLSIQQYIDRIFRYSNCSPSCFVIAHIYLDRFIQRTNLCLNSLNIHRLLITSVMVAAKFIDDAFFNNAYYARVGGVTTRELNKLEMKFLFGVDFQLHVSVQTFKKYCSILKQEDSRGLIERPIPICGTEDSCTSSNDDGALCSGSVSR; from the exons ATGGGAGCTCTGTCGTTTGAACCAACAATCTTCTGCCCGCTTGATTATGTGACTCTAGGGCTCAAGGACCCCATCAAGGACTACCTGGGAAAGCCCCGGATCCTTTCACTTCTTTCAGTTATTCTGGATAAAACTGTCGACGAAAATGAGAAGATGCTCGTGACATCAGAAGCCAAAGATGTCATAACTGTTTTCCATGGTACGAGAGCGCCTTCTCTCAGCATTCAGCAATACATTGATCGCATTTTTAGGTATTCCAACTGCAGTCCTTCCTGCTTCGTTATTGCACATATATACTTGGACAGATTCATACAACGGACAAACTTATGCCTGAATTCCCTCAACATCCACCGCCTTCTTATCACCAGTGTAATGGTGGCAGCAAAGTTCATTGATGATGC ATTCTTCAACAATGCATATTATGCTAGAGTGGGAGGCGTCACCACTAGAGAATTGAACAAGCTGGAGATGAAGTTTCTCTTTGGAGTGGATTTCCAGCTTCACGTTAGCGTGCAGACGTTTAAGAAATATTGCTCGATCCTGAAACAGGAAGACTCACGTGGACTCATTGAACGCCCCATCCCCATATGTGGAACGGAAGACAGCTGCACAAGCAGCAATGATGATGGTGCCCTCTGTTCTGGTTCAGTCTCTCGATGA
- the LOC121798512 gene encoding uncharacterized protein LOC121798512, which yields MGRKKKTVSFQLPDDAAKQDKASNASSEMQAGVDKLHPQAKEAMNVGKNSRAGTVVARRSPRIRSLTPSNNSPELKHVPEQVDLVEEEKEQEPEVQSVGNMLVEEEQEQEQEVQPGSNPPDAHGRSLAEKIDYLVEAVDYLKFKVCKRDATAVPSPDISYKSLYISSQKQIETLIDEQLKLVKKLEFARGKIAAYEEMKVVVGGQKEFVLVSELAKAAGVATASLSPKVDQKSSPSPPPEAVQKSGLPSPSVRKQIGQKRARC from the exons ATgggtagaaagaaaaagacgGTCTCTTTCCAGTTACCTGATGATGCTGCTAAACAG GATAAAGCCTCCAATGCTAGTTCAGAAATGCAAGCCGGTGTGGACAAACTGCATCCGCAAGCTAAGGAGGCTATGAATGTGGGGAAGAATTCAAGGGCCGGGACTGTGGTTGCGAGACGATCACCTCGTATTAGGAGTTTGACCCCATCTAATAATAGCCCTGAGTTGAAACATGTTCCGGAGCAGGTTGATCTTGTTGAAGAGGAAAAGGAACAAGAACCTGAGGTTCAGTCAGTTGGCAATATGCTTGTTGAAGAGGAACAGGAACAGGAACAAGAGGTTCAGCCAGGTAGCAATCCTCCAGATGCGCACGGAAGAAGCCTGGCAGAGAAAATCGACTATCTTGTTGAAGCTGTTGATTATTTGAAGTTTAAG GTTTGTAAACGAGATGCAACGGCGGTCCCTTCTCCTGATATCAGCTACAAAAGCTTGTACATCAGTTCACAAAAGCAG ATTGAGACTTTGATAGATGAACAACTTAAGCTGGTCAAGAAGCTGGAATTCGCCCGTGGAAAAATTGCAGCA TATGAGGAGATGAAGGTTGTTGTGGGAGGTCAGAAGGAGTTTGTGCTAGTCTCCGAACTGGCAAAAGCTGCAGGCGTTGCCACTGCAAGCTTATCACCTAAAGTAGATCAAAAGAGTAGCCCGTCTCCTCCGCCTGAAGCAGTTCAAAAGAGTGGCCTGCCATCTCCCAGTGTTCGTAAGCAAATTGGCCAGAAACGGGCGAGGTGTTGA